One stretch of Amycolatopsis sp. NBC_00345 DNA includes these proteins:
- a CDS encoding (2,3-dihydroxybenzoyl)adenylate synthase — MKREGTVPWPKEDARRYRDAGYWRGRPLGDYVWTWAESYQDKIAVVDGEKRFSYRELAESVDALAERLLGLGLADGDNALAQLPNTAESVVFFLACLRIGVAPVLALPAHRRHELGYLAELAEVRAIAVPDRVGGFSHQALAAELAAEAPGRRVLVLDGEVHSGHHAVRDLMVAGGDIAARRARLDALRVRSDDVALFLLSGGTTGAPKIIPRTHDDYEYNARRSGEVCGFGEDTVFLVTLPVAHNFPLGSPGLLATLMAGGRVVLTRSPRPEVAFAVIERERVTTSPLVVAIGLRWAEAARTTGHDLSSLRTVQIGGSVLPAGFAVVLAEALGCQVQQVYGMAEGLLNYTRLDDPPHVAATTQGRPISPADECRVVDDEGADAGPGRAGELLTRGPYTPRGYYRAPEHNARAFTPDGWYRTGDIVELTPGGDFVVLSRIKDLVNRGGEKVSAPEVEDLALELPAVRRAAVIPIPDPDLGERVGLCVVLHPGHSLDLHQIRAAFAARGVARYKIPERLAVLAELPLTAVGKVDKKQLRRQVVEGAPAVPVEA; from the coding sequence GTGAAGCGTGAGGGAACCGTGCCGTGGCCGAAGGAGGACGCGCGGCGTTACCGGGACGCGGGCTACTGGCGTGGCCGCCCACTGGGCGACTACGTGTGGACCTGGGCGGAGTCCTATCAGGACAAGATCGCCGTGGTCGACGGGGAGAAGCGGTTCAGCTACCGGGAACTGGCCGAGTCCGTCGACGCGCTCGCCGAGCGGCTGCTCGGGCTCGGCCTTGCCGACGGGGACAACGCGCTGGCCCAGCTGCCGAACACCGCCGAGTCGGTGGTGTTCTTCCTGGCCTGCCTGCGCATCGGAGTCGCTCCGGTGCTGGCGCTGCCCGCGCACCGCAGGCACGAGCTGGGCTACCTGGCCGAGCTGGCCGAGGTCCGCGCGATCGCCGTGCCCGACCGGGTGGGCGGCTTCTCCCACCAGGCGCTCGCCGCGGAGCTGGCCGCCGAGGCGCCGGGCCGCCGGGTGCTCGTGCTGGACGGTGAAGTCCACAGTGGACATCACGCCGTGCGGGACCTGATGGTCGCCGGCGGTGACATCGCCGCCCGCCGGGCCCGGCTGGACGCCCTGCGGGTGCGCTCGGACGACGTGGCGCTGTTCCTGCTCTCCGGCGGGACCACCGGTGCGCCGAAGATCATCCCGCGCACGCACGACGACTACGAGTACAACGCCCGGCGCAGCGGTGAGGTCTGCGGGTTCGGCGAGGACACCGTGTTCCTGGTGACCCTGCCGGTGGCGCACAACTTCCCGCTCGGCTCGCCCGGCCTGCTCGCCACCCTGATGGCCGGCGGCCGGGTGGTGCTCACCCGGTCCCCCCGCCCCGAGGTGGCCTTCGCCGTCATCGAGCGGGAGCGGGTGACCACCAGCCCGCTCGTCGTGGCCATCGGCCTGCGCTGGGCCGAGGCCGCGCGCACCACCGGGCACGACCTGTCCAGCCTGCGGACCGTCCAGATAGGAGGGTCGGTGCTGCCGGCCGGGTTCGCCGTGGTGCTGGCCGAAGCGCTGGGCTGCCAGGTGCAGCAGGTGTACGGGATGGCCGAGGGGCTGCTGAACTACACCCGCCTCGACGACCCGCCGCACGTCGCCGCGACCACCCAGGGCCGGCCGATCAGCCCGGCCGACGAGTGCCGCGTCGTGGACGACGAGGGCGCCGACGCCGGCCCCGGCCGCGCGGGCGAGCTGCTCACCCGCGGGCCCTACACCCCGCGCGGCTACTACCGCGCGCCCGAGCACAACGCCCGCGCGTTCACCCCGGACGGCTGGTACCGCACGGGCGACATCGTCGAGCTCACCCCGGGCGGCGACTTCGTGGTGCTGTCCCGGATCAAGGACCTGGTGAACCGGGGCGGGGAGAAGGTGTCCGCGCCCGAGGTGGAGGACCTGGCACTGGAGCTGCCCGCCGTCCGCCGGGCCGCTGTGATCCCGATCCCGGACCCCGACCTCGGCGAGCGGGTCGGCCTCTGTGTGGTGCTGCACCCCGGTCATTCCCTTGACCTGCACCAGATCCGAGCGGCGTTCGCGGCGCGCGGGGTGGCCCGGTACAAGATTCCCGAACGGCTGGCCGTGCTCGCCGAGCTGCCGCTCACGGCCGTGGGCAAGGTCGACAAGAAGCAGTTGCGGCGCCAGGTAGTGGAAGGCGCGCCCGCCGTGCCGGTCGAGGCGTGA
- a CDS encoding cupin domain-containing protein, producing the protein MSDVKPFCLAPEQGRAVWHMGALMVFKATSADTGNQYWLAEQTSRQGYASPVHVHTREDETFHVLEGELSIEIDGVMHRPGPGGTVFSPRGLAHSYKVESAEARWLVLGTPGGFDGWFFDTGKPAETLEIPEFNPADFPDFGAVIASVEQYGGKVLGPPRA; encoded by the coding sequence ATGTCCGACGTCAAGCCGTTCTGCCTGGCCCCGGAGCAGGGGCGCGCGGTCTGGCACATGGGTGCCTTGATGGTCTTCAAGGCCACCAGCGCCGACACCGGCAACCAGTACTGGCTGGCCGAGCAGACCTCCCGCCAGGGCTACGCGTCCCCGGTCCACGTCCACACCCGCGAGGACGAGACCTTCCACGTGCTGGAGGGCGAGCTGAGCATCGAGATCGACGGCGTCATGCATCGCCCCGGTCCCGGCGGCACGGTCTTCTCCCCGCGCGGGCTCGCCCACTCCTACAAGGTCGAGTCCGCCGAGGCCCGCTGGCTGGTCCTGGGCACCCCCGGCGGCTTCGACGGCTGGTTCTTCGACACCGGCAAGCCCGCCGAGACCTTGGAGATCCCCGAGTTCAACCCGGCCGACTTCCCGGACTTCGGTGCCGTGATCGCCTCGGTCGAGCAGTACGGCGGCAAGGTACTGGGCCCGCCGCGCGCCTGA
- a CDS encoding RCC1 domain-containing protein → MSVFTWGDNSNGQLGDGSTGSRSRPSEVDVPSPVRQLEAGSGHLLAVLEDGSAVSWGRNIFGQTSTGGTDNRDRPAPVIAVPGPISSVSLGGGHTLFLLADGTVWAAGAGFFGCLGDSAHRISPVPVQVEGLPGRATQVAAGGGHSLALLEDGSVWTWGRDDYGQLGDAGAVKPGHAVQEHMGKTYPVRFVPARVEGLPEVATLAAGGGQSLALLPDGGVLAWGFNDCGQLGDGTTTHRAAPAKIDALSGVRSLAGGYHHTLALLLDGTVRGFGLNDRGQLGNGRTENSALPVETELPTGAVAVAAVGGGSDAEPGDAGHSVALLDDGTVWAWGCNDNGELGDGTTESRSVPVQVPGLSGVRGIAVGGEVPQLRENPGGGYTTVLV, encoded by the coding sequence ATGAGCGTGTTCACGTGGGGGGACAACTCCAACGGCCAGCTCGGCGACGGCAGCACCGGCAGCCGCTCCCGGCCGTCCGAAGTGGACGTTCCAAGCCCGGTCCGGCAGCTGGAGGCGGGCAGCGGGCACCTCCTCGCGGTGCTCGAGGACGGTTCCGCGGTCTCCTGGGGGCGCAACATCTTCGGCCAGACCTCGACCGGCGGCACCGACAACCGCGACCGCCCGGCACCGGTGATCGCCGTGCCCGGCCCGATCTCGTCGGTGTCCCTCGGCGGCGGGCACACGCTCTTCCTGCTGGCCGACGGCACGGTCTGGGCCGCGGGCGCCGGCTTCTTCGGCTGCCTCGGCGACTCGGCGCACCGGATCAGCCCGGTGCCGGTGCAGGTCGAGGGACTGCCGGGGCGGGCGACGCAGGTGGCCGCGGGCGGCGGCCACAGCCTGGCGCTGCTCGAGGACGGCTCGGTGTGGACCTGGGGCCGTGACGACTACGGCCAGCTCGGTGACGCCGGCGCGGTCAAGCCCGGGCACGCCGTCCAGGAGCACATGGGCAAGACCTACCCGGTCCGGTTCGTCCCGGCCAGGGTCGAGGGCCTGCCCGAGGTCGCCACGCTGGCCGCGGGCGGCGGGCAGAGCCTCGCGCTGCTCCCCGACGGCGGGGTGCTGGCCTGGGGGTTCAACGACTGCGGCCAGCTGGGCGACGGCACCACCACGCACCGGGCCGCGCCGGCCAAGATCGACGCGCTGAGCGGCGTCCGGTCACTGGCGGGCGGCTACCACCACACGCTCGCGCTGCTGCTCGACGGCACCGTGCGCGGCTTCGGCCTCAACGACCGGGGCCAGCTCGGCAACGGCCGCACCGAGAACAGCGCGCTGCCGGTCGAAACCGAGCTGCCCACCGGCGCGGTCGCGGTCGCCGCGGTCGGCGGCGGTTCGGACGCCGAACCGGGCGACGCGGGCCACAGCGTCGCGCTCCTCGACGACGGCACGGTGTGGGCGTGGGGCTGCAACGACAACGGCGAGCTGGGCGACGGCACGACCGAGAGCCGGTCGGTCCCGGTCCAGGTGCCGGGCCTGTCCGGCGTCCGGGGGATCGCGGTCGGCGGGGAAGTCCCGCAGCTGCGGGAGAACCCGGGTGGCGGCTACACCACGGTACTGGTCTGA
- a CDS encoding MDR family MFS transporter — translation MTETGVARLGGLTRWQVRTVLVVLLSGQLLSALDQTIVGTVLPTIVGNLGSLDDFALVVTAYLLTSTVSTALYGKLADLYGPKPMYLVAIAVFTVGSLLVGLSQNMGQMIAFRAVQGLGAGGLVVLAFTISSSVVPPRQIGKIQGLVGAMYALASLAGPLVGGAFTAYVSWRWAFLVNVPIGVLALIAVAGLLKLPATRRDHTVDYLGALLLSAGVSTLVLATVRGEWTSMPTIALLAATLVLAVLFVLRLRTAPEPLVPLALLRGREVAVAMAVTFLVGVAIIGGYFFLPIYLQVVRGQDPVTAGLNLLPLMIAVMVGSGISGWLIASVLGRMKPVVVAGSVIMTISLYLFSTLTAESGTWAVWGAEAVLGIGMGMVISKLIVAVQNAVPREHMGTITAQAAFFRTIGSSVGAAVFGAVVAARINGADRVVYTDPRALHAGLAEQFADALRVVFLAGVPVMLAAVVLTLLLPNTKLRADVSPWGDEGPREEEQDSDSEKGIR, via the coding sequence ATGACCGAGACCGGCGTCGCGCGCTTGGGCGGGCTGACCCGATGGCAGGTGCGGACCGTGCTCGTGGTCCTGCTGTCCGGGCAGCTGCTGTCCGCGCTCGACCAGACCATCGTGGGCACCGTGCTGCCCACCATCGTGGGCAACCTGGGCTCGCTCGACGACTTCGCCCTGGTCGTCACCGCGTACCTGCTGACGTCCACGGTGTCGACCGCGTTGTACGGCAAGCTCGCCGACCTCTACGGCCCGAAGCCGATGTACCTGGTGGCCATCGCGGTGTTCACCGTGGGGTCGCTGCTGGTGGGGCTGAGCCAGAACATGGGCCAGATGATCGCTTTCCGCGCCGTGCAAGGGCTCGGCGCGGGCGGACTGGTCGTGCTGGCGTTCACCATCAGCTCCAGCGTCGTCCCGCCCCGGCAGATCGGCAAGATCCAGGGGCTGGTCGGCGCGATGTACGCGCTGGCCTCGCTGGCCGGGCCGCTGGTCGGCGGCGCGTTCACCGCCTACGTGTCGTGGCGGTGGGCCTTCCTGGTCAACGTGCCGATCGGCGTGCTCGCGCTGATCGCCGTGGCGGGCCTGCTCAAGCTGCCCGCCACCCGCCGCGACCACACCGTGGACTACCTCGGCGCCCTCCTGCTCAGCGCGGGCGTGTCGACGCTCGTGCTGGCCACCGTGCGCGGGGAGTGGACGTCGATGCCGACCATCGCGCTCCTCGCCGCCACCCTGGTGCTGGCCGTCCTCTTCGTCCTGCGCCTGCGCACCGCGCCGGAACCGCTGGTACCACTGGCATTGCTGCGCGGCCGCGAGGTCGCCGTGGCGATGGCGGTCACCTTCCTGGTCGGCGTCGCGATCATCGGCGGGTACTTCTTCCTGCCGATCTATCTGCAGGTCGTGCGGGGCCAGGACCCGGTCACCGCCGGGCTCAACCTGCTGCCGCTGATGATCGCGGTCATGGTCGGCTCCGGGATCAGCGGCTGGCTCATCGCCTCGGTGCTGGGCCGGATGAAACCGGTGGTGGTGGCCGGGTCGGTCATCATGACGATCAGCCTCTACCTGTTCTCCACACTGACCGCCGAGAGCGGCACCTGGGCGGTGTGGGGAGCGGAGGCGGTGCTCGGCATCGGCATGGGCATGGTGATCTCCAAGCTGATCGTGGCCGTGCAGAACGCCGTGCCGCGTGAGCACATGGGCACGATCACCGCGCAGGCGGCGTTCTTCCGCACGATCGGCTCGTCGGTCGGCGCCGCGGTGTTCGGTGCCGTGGTGGCGGCCCGGATCAACGGCGCGGACCGGGTCGTCTACACCGACCCGCGCGCGCTGCACGCCGGCCTCGCCGAGCAGTTCGCCGACGCGCTGCGGGTGGTGTTCCTGGCGGGTGTGCCGGTGATGCTGGCCGCGGTGGTGCTCACGCTGCTGTTGCCCAACACCAAGTTGCGCGCCGACGTGAGCCCTTGGGGCGACGAAGGGCCGCGCGAAGAAGAGCAAGACTCCGACAGTGAGAAGGGGATCCGATGA
- a CDS encoding SDR family NAD(P)-dependent oxidoreductase has protein sequence MSRPPSTRPGSPVAVVGMACRFPGPVDSPDELWDLLCAGGDAAGELPAGRWTDVAGLDRVPAVGGFRPDVHGFDAPFFGLSPREAALMDPQQRVVLELAWEALADAGIPAGTLAGGDSGVYIGVNSDDHGRELLADLPRVEAFSGIGSSLCAIPNRVSHALDLRGPSAAVDTACSASLTAIHLACQALRAGEIPLAITGGVMLMLGPGLTAVMAAAGALSPSGRSRPFAAGADGYGRGEGAGLLVLKRLDDALRDGDRVHAVIRGSAVRQDGRTDGIMAPSAEAQEHLLRTALAAAGTTPAEVGYVEAHGTGTRVGDPIEAAALAAVYGRPGNPCPIGSVKGNIGHLEAASGVAGVIKAILALRHGTIPPTPHFDAPNPDIPWRTNGLRVVDRLMPWAGPRVAGVSGYGYGGTIAHVVLEGGPRHQKSTTDGPRLYALSAATAEAVHATAARLAGSTAPLADIAHTLAHRRDHLPWRATVVATDRADLADRLGFLDPVKARDTAPVFVFSGHGSQWPHMAGELARTEPAFAGTLERLAPIFAEEGAKPPARLLAEAGADTPDTQMAIFVAQLGLAAVWARHGVRPAAVIGHSVGEIAAAVVAGALTETDGARLICRRSALLREVAGTGAMAVVPRSFVDCADLPGVFPAIDAAPMSTVVAGGPDAVDALVRAGLARRVAADIAFHSPHVRPLLDRLARAAADLRPGVPEIPLYSSTSDDARETGRRDGAYWAANLGRPVRFRQAVEAAIADGHDLFVEVSPHPVLTHSITETDREVTVAHTLRRGRPERATFLANLGKLHCAGVPVDWTAAQPDGGPTTLPPYPWQHRELRVAFTGHRPDSAGHDPARHDLLGRRDTVHGPAPTTVWRTRLDLDTRPYPGRHPVLGVEIVPAAVLLNTFLKASGRPALADVTLRTPVPVAADREIQVVHTGPTLRLSSGTADDWLTHTTAAVARATPGPRRDLSGTPGDPGQVVTRLAELGVAAMGFPWRLTELESGGEGSRARVRLDPGARFVSALDAALSLAAVTETTGPPGTAVALRMPAHIRGVAVSSTDLPAEVEVTARVTAPGTVDIQISDGRTVFAELTGLRYGEPVTEPRSRELVHRVDWVRTELTGTAQVDQVVVLHGETPPPRTAFAVPTRWAAHPEDLRDLTPGTVVLVAPGAGPHVGVSAFQSSWLLLRAAARLARLDPAHRPSLWCLTRGVLEADTPGALSHSSLWGVARVLAGEHADFWGGLVDLPPDADAAGLLDLFRTGPAPDLLAPRAGQVLTPELVPVTTPATPLTCRADSTYLITGGLGALGREVARRLVERGARRLVLVGRRGLPPRELWDEAVDAEEVARIACVRELEAAGVTVRPIAMDLTDRLQAKLLSGSELGLPPIRGVVHAAGVLDSRLAAEVDALSLIRVMRPKIAGALVLHELFPPGTVDFLALFSSAGPLLGLPGQAAYAAANAFLDAFATHRGAADTLSLAWTSWHGLGMSTASAATDAELRARGTGDITAAEAFTAWDQAQAAGAAHVAVLRTVADAPGTRRPPLLRRLSVPHRVSGAAPTTVSRTDISTEVAAVIAAELRVPAAELDPAGALAEAGVDSVLAQSIRIALERRFGVSLPATLFWDRPSAQAIAVHLRDLLHPEPEGDQP, from the coding sequence GTGAGCCGACCGCCCAGCACCCGTCCCGGGTCGCCGGTCGCCGTGGTCGGCATGGCCTGCCGGTTCCCGGGGCCGGTCGACTCGCCCGACGAGCTGTGGGACCTGTTGTGCGCCGGCGGCGACGCGGCCGGCGAGCTCCCCGCGGGCCGGTGGACCGACGTGGCCGGCCTCGACCGGGTGCCCGCAGTGGGCGGGTTCCGGCCGGACGTGCACGGGTTCGACGCCCCCTTCTTCGGCCTCTCGCCGCGCGAGGCCGCCCTGATGGACCCGCAGCAGCGCGTGGTCCTCGAACTCGCCTGGGAGGCGCTGGCCGACGCGGGCATCCCGGCGGGCACCCTCGCCGGCGGCGACAGCGGCGTGTACATCGGGGTCAACAGCGACGACCACGGCCGTGAGCTGCTGGCCGACCTGCCCCGGGTGGAGGCCTTCTCCGGCATCGGGTCCTCGCTCTGCGCCATCCCCAACCGCGTGTCGCACGCGCTGGACCTGCGCGGTCCGAGCGCCGCGGTCGACACCGCGTGCTCGGCGTCGCTCACCGCGATCCACCTCGCCTGCCAGGCCCTGCGCGCCGGGGAGATCCCGCTCGCGATCACCGGCGGGGTCATGCTCATGCTCGGCCCCGGCCTCACCGCCGTGATGGCCGCCGCGGGCGCGCTTTCGCCCAGCGGCCGCAGCAGGCCGTTCGCCGCGGGTGCCGACGGTTACGGGCGGGGCGAGGGTGCCGGGCTGCTCGTCCTCAAACGCCTCGACGACGCGCTGCGCGACGGGGACCGCGTGCACGCGGTCATCCGCGGCAGCGCGGTGCGCCAGGACGGCCGCACCGACGGCATCATGGCCCCCAGCGCCGAGGCGCAGGAGCACCTGTTGCGCACCGCCCTCGCCGCGGCGGGCACCACCCCGGCCGAGGTCGGCTACGTCGAGGCGCACGGCACCGGCACCCGGGTCGGCGACCCGATCGAAGCCGCCGCGCTCGCCGCGGTCTACGGCCGGCCCGGGAACCCGTGCCCGATCGGCTCGGTCAAGGGCAACATCGGGCACCTGGAGGCCGCGTCCGGCGTCGCGGGCGTGATCAAGGCGATCCTCGCCCTGCGGCACGGCACCATCCCGCCGACGCCGCACTTCGACGCCCCCAACCCCGACATCCCCTGGCGCACCAACGGTTTGCGCGTCGTGGACCGGCTCATGCCCTGGGCGGGCCCGCGCGTGGCCGGGGTGTCCGGCTACGGCTACGGCGGCACGATCGCGCACGTCGTCCTGGAGGGCGGGCCCCGGCACCAAAAGTCCACAACGGACGGTCCCCGCCTCTACGCGCTGTCCGCCGCGACCGCCGAGGCGGTCCACGCCACCGCCGCCCGGCTCGCCGGGTCCACCGCCCCGCTCGCCGACATCGCGCACACCCTGGCGCACCGCCGCGACCACCTGCCCTGGCGCGCCACCGTGGTCGCCACCGACCGCGCGGACCTGGCCGACCGGCTCGGCTTCCTCGACCCGGTGAAGGCGCGCGACACCGCGCCCGTCTTCGTCTTCTCCGGCCACGGTTCCCAGTGGCCGCACATGGCGGGTGAACTCGCCCGCACCGAACCGGCCTTCGCCGGCACCCTCGAGCGCCTCGCCCCGATCTTCGCCGAGGAGGGTGCCAAGCCGCCCGCGCGCCTGCTGGCCGAGGCGGGCGCCGACACGCCCGACACGCAGATGGCGATTTTCGTCGCCCAGCTGGGCCTCGCCGCGGTTTGGGCCCGGCACGGTGTGCGGCCCGCCGCGGTCATCGGCCATTCGGTCGGCGAGATCGCCGCCGCCGTGGTCGCGGGCGCGCTCACCGAGACCGACGGCGCCCGGCTGATCTGCCGCCGGTCCGCGCTGCTGCGCGAGGTGGCGGGCACCGGCGCGATGGCCGTCGTCCCACGGTCCTTCGTGGACTGCGCGGACCTGCCGGGAGTCTTCCCCGCCATCGACGCCGCACCGATGTCCACTGTGGTCGCGGGCGGCCCGGACGCCGTAGACGCGCTCGTCCGGGCGGGCCTGGCCCGCCGGGTCGCCGCCGACATCGCCTTCCACAGCCCGCACGTGCGCCCGCTGCTTGACCGCCTCGCCCGCGCCGCCGCCGACCTGCGGCCCGGTGTGCCCGAAATTCCGCTCTACAGCAGCACTTCCGACGACGCCCGCGAAACCGGCCGCCGCGACGGCGCCTACTGGGCGGCCAACCTCGGCCGGCCGGTGCGTTTCCGGCAGGCGGTCGAGGCCGCGATCGCCGATGGCCACGACCTCTTCGTCGAGGTCTCCCCGCACCCGGTCCTCACGCACTCGATCACCGAGACCGACCGCGAGGTGACCGTCGCGCACACGCTGCGCCGGGGCCGCCCGGAACGCGCGACCTTCCTGGCCAACCTCGGCAAGCTGCACTGTGCGGGCGTCCCGGTCGACTGGACGGCCGCCCAGCCCGACGGCGGTCCCACCACCCTGCCGCCCTACCCGTGGCAGCACCGCGAGCTCCGGGTCGCCTTCACCGGCCACCGGCCGGACTCCGCCGGGCACGACCCGGCCCGGCACGACCTGCTCGGCCGCCGCGACACCGTCCACGGCCCGGCCCCGACCACGGTCTGGCGCACCCGGCTCGACCTCGACACCCGCCCGTACCCGGGCCGGCACCCGGTGCTCGGCGTGGAGATCGTGCCCGCCGCGGTCCTGCTCAACACCTTCCTCAAGGCCTCGGGTCGTCCCGCGCTGGCCGACGTCACCCTGCGCACCCCCGTCCCGGTCGCGGCGGACCGCGAGATCCAGGTCGTCCACACCGGACCCACCCTGCGGCTGAGCAGCGGCACCGCCGACGACTGGCTCACCCACACCACCGCGGCCGTCGCCCGCGCCACCCCCGGCCCCCGGCGGGACCTCTCCGGGACCCCCGGCGACCCGGGCCAGGTCGTCACCCGGCTCGCCGAACTCGGCGTCGCCGCCATGGGCTTTCCCTGGCGCCTGACGGAACTCGAGAGCGGCGGCGAAGGCAGCCGGGCCCGGGTCCGGCTCGACCCCGGCGCCCGGTTCGTCTCCGCGCTCGACGCCGCGCTCTCCCTCGCGGCCGTCACCGAGACCACCGGGCCCCCCGGAACTGCCGTGGCCCTGCGGATGCCAGCGCACATCCGCGGGGTCGCGGTGTCCAGCACCGACCTGCCCGCCGAAGTCGAGGTCACCGCCCGCGTCACCGCACCGGGCACAGTGGACATCCAGATCTCCGACGGCCGCACGGTCTTCGCCGAGCTGACCGGCCTCCGCTACGGCGAGCCGGTCACCGAGCCCCGCTCGCGCGAGCTGGTCCACCGCGTCGACTGGGTCCGCACCGAGCTGACCGGCACCGCGCAGGTCGACCAGGTTGTGGTCCTGCACGGCGAGACCCCGCCGCCGCGCACCGCGTTCGCCGTGCCGACCCGCTGGGCCGCCCACCCCGAGGACCTGCGCGACCTCACCCCCGGCACCGTCGTCCTGGTCGCCCCCGGCGCGGGCCCGCACGTCGGGGTGAGCGCGTTCCAGTCCTCCTGGCTGCTGTTGCGCGCCGCCGCCCGGCTGGCCCGGCTGGACCCTGCGCACCGGCCCTCGCTGTGGTGCCTGACCAGGGGAGTCCTGGAGGCCGACACCCCGGGCGCGCTCAGCCACTCGTCGCTGTGGGGCGTGGCCAGGGTGCTGGCGGGCGAGCACGCCGACTTCTGGGGCGGCCTCGTCGACCTGCCCCCGGACGCCGACGCGGCCGGCCTGCTCGACCTCTTCCGCACCGGCCCGGCCCCCGACCTGCTCGCCCCGCGCGCAGGCCAGGTGCTCACCCCCGAGCTGGTCCCGGTCACCACCCCGGCGACCCCGCTGACCTGCCGGGCGGACAGCACGTACCTGATCACCGGCGGGCTCGGCGCGCTCGGCCGTGAAGTCGCCCGCCGGCTGGTCGAACGCGGCGCGCGCCGGCTGGTCCTGGTGGGCCGGCGCGGCCTGCCGCCGCGCGAGCTGTGGGACGAGGCCGTCGACGCCGAGGAGGTCGCCCGGATCGCCTGTGTGCGCGAGCTGGAGGCGGCCGGGGTCACCGTGCGGCCGATCGCCATGGACCTGACCGACCGGCTGCAGGCGAAACTGCTCTCCGGCAGCGAGCTGGGACTGCCGCCGATCCGGGGCGTCGTGCACGCGGCCGGGGTGCTCGACAGCCGGCTCGCGGCCGAGGTCGACGCGCTGTCGCTGATCCGGGTCATGCGGCCCAAGATCGCGGGCGCGCTGGTGCTGCACGAGCTGTTCCCGCCCGGCACGGTCGACTTCCTGGCGCTGTTCTCCTCGGCGGGCCCGTTGCTCGGGCTGCCCGGCCAGGCCGCCTACGCCGCCGCGAACGCGTTCCTCGACGCGTTCGCCACCCACCGCGGCGCCGCCGACACGCTCAGCCTGGCCTGGACGTCCTGGCACGGCCTGGGCATGTCCACCGCCAGCGCCGCGACCGACGCCGAGCTGCGCGCCCGGGGGACCGGCGACATCACCGCGGCCGAGGCGTTCACCGCCTGGGACCAGGCCCAGGCGGCGGGTGCCGCGCACGTCGCGGTCCTGCGCACGGTCGCCGACGCGCCCGGGACCCGGCGGCCGCCGCTGCTGCGCCGCCTGTCGGTCCCCCACCGGGTTTCCGGGGCCGCGCCCACCACTGTCAGCCGCACCGACATCAGCACCGAGGTCGCCGCCGTGATCGCCGCCGAGCTGCGGGTCCCGGCCGCCGAGCTGGACCCGGCCGGGGCGCTGGCCGAGGCGGGCGTGGACTCCGTGCTGGCCCAGTCGATCCGGATCGCGCTGGAGCGCCGGTTCGGGGTGAGCCTGCCCGCCACGCTGTTCTGGGACCGGCCCTCGGCCCAGGCGATCGCGGTGCACCTGCGTGACCTGTTGCACCCCGAGCCGGAAGGAGACCAGCCGTGA
- a CDS encoding GNAT family N-acetyltransferase has product MQVRSTTDIDRFRAEVGPWLLRKPVENNVLLYHTYDPSGDLPGDAPAHPRWVVDPAGAVVGAAWVHAPYRPTITDMPAEAAAALAEDLAKQEPWIPGVNGPAEAAEAFATRWADLTGKTANRERDQWLMVCTNANRIDQTTGTPRLGRPDEVDTVAGWFADTMRHSGMAPDDVLRYTHHMVADQVEGSRLIVWEDKGSVVGASGRARPIGGVVRPSGVFIHPDHRAGGYAAALLGETTARALEEGADACTCIHFLEYAPMQAVVEKVGYHHVQDLTEYRFA; this is encoded by the coding sequence ATGCAGGTGCGCTCAACCACCGACATCGACCGGTTCCGGGCTGAAGTCGGCCCGTGGCTGCTGCGCAAGCCGGTCGAGAACAACGTGCTGCTCTACCACACTTACGACCCCTCGGGCGATCTCCCGGGAGACGCCCCGGCCCACCCGCGCTGGGTCGTGGACCCGGCGGGCGCGGTCGTCGGGGCGGCGTGGGTGCACGCCCCGTACCGCCCCACGATCACCGATATGCCCGCCGAAGCGGCGGCAGCCCTGGCCGAGGACCTGGCCAAGCAGGAACCCTGGATCCCCGGCGTCAACGGCCCCGCCGAAGCCGCCGAAGCCTTCGCCACCCGCTGGGCCGATCTCACCGGCAAGACCGCGAACCGCGAACGCGACCAGTGGCTGATGGTCTGCACCAACGCCAACCGGATCGACCAGACGACGGGCACCCCCCGCCTCGGCCGCCCCGACGAGGTGGACACGGTGGCCGGCTGGTTCGCCGACACCATGCGGCACAGCGGCATGGCCCCCGACGACGTCCTCCGCTACACCCACCACATGGTGGCCGACCAGGTCGAGGGCTCCCGGCTGATCGTGTGGGAGGACAAGGGTTCCGTGGTCGGCGCCTCCGGCCGGGCCCGGCCGATCGGCGGGGTCGTCCGGCCGTCGGGGGTCTTCATCCACCCGGACCACCGGGCCGGCGGCTACGCGGCGGCGCTGCTCGGCGAGACCACGGCGCGGGCGCTGGAGGAGGGGGCGGATGCCTGCACGTGCATCCACTTCCTGGAGTACGCCCCGATGCAGGCGGTGGTCGAGAAGGTCGGCTACCACCACGTCCAGGACCTGACCGAATACCGCTTCGCCTGA